The genomic region TTATTCAAGTAGGGAATGATTTTTTGTATTTTTGGGCTTTGGATCAAGCTTTTGGCATGCCCGCGGCGACACGGGGCTGCAGCGCGCCGGGTACATCCGCGCGACCGGAGCTGCGATCCTTCGCGTCCTGTTGGGCGTGTCAGGGAGCGCTGGTGGGCAGCGGAAAATATTTTTAGCGCGTTTTTATAAATCGGTGCTATACTGATAAACGATATGGTACAAAAGATAAAAAAAGAGCGCGAAGAAAAAGTTAAAGTCTTTCGCATTCTTAAAATCGACGAAATTATCCGCAGCGGAAAATTTCCGAATGCGCCGTATTTATGTAAAGAATTTGAAGTTTCGCGCAGCACGATTATGCGCGACATCGACTTTTTGCGAGACCGGTACAACGCGCCGCTTGAATATGACGAAGAAAAACGCGGTTATTATTATACCGATCCGACATTTTTTATAAAGAGCGTCATGCTGTCCGAAGGCGATCTGTTCGCGGTTTCAGCGGTTATTCCGCTGTTGGAACAGTATCGAAATACGCCGCTCGAATCGTCCATGAAAAATATCTTCGATACGATTATAAACCTGATGCCCGAAGAAGTTTCCGTCGATTCGTTTTTTTTATCGAAGGATTTAAGCTTTATAAGCGATCCTTTGCCGCAGATAGAAAACGGTGTTTTTTATGCGGTTTTTGAAGGCTTGAAAATGCAGCGCACGCTCGCTTTTGAATACAGATCGCTCGGCGATAAGACATACCGCGCGCGGGTCGCGCAGCCCTATCACGTGATATGCCAAAAGGGAAACTGGTACATGCTCGCCCATTGTTTAAAACACAAAGAGTGCAGGATATTCGCGTTTTCCCGAATGAAAAATCCGAAAACGACGGAAGATCGTTTTGAGCGCCCGAAAGATTTCAGCCCCGAAAAATATTTTGACAGCGAATTCGGCGTTTGGAATACCGACTGCGCTCCTGTAAAAATAGAGCTTTTGTTCGACGAAAAGATAAGTACGTATATTTTAGAACGTAGCTGGCACCGGACGCAGCATCTTCGACACAACGGCGACGGCAGCGTGTATCTTTCATTTGAAACGAATCAACTGCCGGAAGCGCTGCACTGGGTTATGAGCTTCGGGAGCGCCGTTACCGTGCTTAATCCGGCTGAGCTTATCGAAGCGGTAAAAGAGGAAGTGCGGAAAATGAGTAAGCTGTATTGACGGAATACGGTAAACCTAAAATTATTCCGAGAAAAAATCGGCAATATGCCGCCAACGATTTTTTTAACTTTTTACCCGTTTTGATCGAAGAAAAAAACTTTACCTGTATCACTCCCTGACACATCTCTCGTTATATACTTCTTATATACAACCACGCAGCCGATGTTTTCGTCATGCGACAGAATATTCTATATTGGAGGTTTATATGACAAACATGAAAAATCATAGCGATGCGGATGTCATCGTTCTGGCGACAGGAAAGACGGATTCCCTCTACTGGGGATTTAACCGGACGCGCGCCGGGCAGCTTGATTTTTGCGGAAAACTTGAAGGCGTAGAAGACGGCGTACTTAACACGATGCAGACGCTTGACGGAAGCCCCTATTTTTCGAGCGCATGGTACACCTACATGAACGAAGATCTGTGCCGGGTTATCCGCGTGTATCTTACAAACGATTTTGAAATCACGGATGCCGATACGTTTGCTTTTTTGACGCATGTCGGCGCGCTTTTGATTGCAGTTGAAAACGGCGATTCTTTACTTGCTGCGGAACTGCTTGCGCGCCGGACGGCTCTGTTTATGAATTTTCCGCAGCTTACGCTCTTTATCGTAAAGCCGGTTGCAGCCGAAGCGCTTTTTGCGTGGATATACGGGCGCACTCACAGCGACGCCGCTGCGTTTGCCGCGCTGTATAAAAAGAATGCGATGCTTGGCGCAGGTAAAACGGATACCGGGTTTTTGTTGTATTGCGCGGCGAAAGATGTCTTAAAACCGGATGTCACAAACGAAACGCCCGAACAGATGTTCATACGGTATTTTAAAAATCACAATACGGCGTTTACGATCGGCATAGTCGGGACGAACTTTTACGGCTGGAACGACGGATCCGATTTCCTAGACGATGCTCTTTCTCAAAAAATCGGCGACGATATTTTAAACGGAACGCAAAAAGTGCGAGACGCAAAGAAAAAGCTCTATGCCTCGCTCCGTGTAAGCGTCCAAGCCGAACCGTACAATCCCCATGACGCCAATGCGGTTTCCGTTTCGGTGGAAGACGTTTGCGAAAAAGCCCGCGGCAATGCGGGGTTGCAGCGCGCCGGGTACATCAGGGCGACAGGAGCCGCGATCCTTCGCGCCGCCAAGCCGAATACCTTTCGTTTTAACGCAAAACTCGCGCGCATCGGCGATACGCAAAACGGGCGTGGCGGTATCGTCGTGCGGGTGGAAGTGTGAAAAATATAGTATAATATACGGAGGGGAAATTCGTTTATTGGACTGTGCGCCGCTCGAAACTTCGCGCTTACGCGCTCGTTGCGGGGCACGCACACGAATCCAACAGTCTTTTAAAATTGATATTTTGTTCGACTGTTGAATTTTGGAGGACAATATTTTTAATACCGTAAAAAAAATTATACATAAAATTTTACGCGGATATAAGGATATAAGCCGAATTTCAGGCGGCTGCGCTTATATTCCTCCCGGATGTCTTACTTCGCCCGGCAGAGAGCAAAAAGAAGTTCGCGCTCAGGAAAATGCCGCAAAGCATTTAGAGCCGAAAGAAAACAAAGCGGAACGAAGCTGATCGGACGGGGTGATCTTTAAGATCTTTTTGTTACAAAGGCCATCCATTCTTCAGGTTCGGGCGATTCAAATGTCATAAGCTCATTTGTAAAAGGGTGATAAAAACGAAGAGTCCGCGCATGGAGCATGAGCCTTCCGAACGGATTTGTTTTTGCCCTGTAAGCCTTATCGCCCGACAGCGGATATCCTTTTGACGCCAAATGCGCCCGGATCTGATTTTTTCTTCCTGTCTCCAAGCTTAGTTCAAAAAGCGTATGAGTTTTGCCGCGTGCGATCACTTTATAGCGTGTGACTGCGGGAACGATTTTTGCCCCGGATTGTCCGTTTTTAGAGGCGGGAACAAATCCTATATTGTATTTGTTGTAGGATAAAGGACTGTCGATCGTCCCTGTATCGGGGAGCGGTCTTCTTGCGGAATTTTCGGCTACGGCCCTGTAAAGCCGTTCCGTGACCATTGTATTCCAATTATTCATTATTTTTCTTTGCGCGGTTTCGTTTAAGGCGAACATCATTACGCCCGATGTGTCGCGGTCAAGCCGGTGTACTGCGTAAGGTTTATGCCTTGATGAATAGGCGCCGTTTTTGTGCATGATATCTTCAAGCGTGTTTATGACGGTCTTTTTGCTGCTCCCCGCATACGGTACGGACAGCATTCCTTCTGGCTTAATCACTACGATTATGTGTTCGTCTTCAAAAAGGATTTCAATTCTTCTATTTCCGCTTTTTCCGTGATTTTCACGAAATGTCTTTTTTCCCACTCTAGGAATTTCCATTTTTTTCATATATGTTCGTTTGAAAATCCTTATTAAATTTCATAGATAGGTTAATAATGAGGCGGTCTTTTATCGGGAATTTCTTCCATTCTGTCCGATATGCTGCGCAGCTTTTCCAAAATCAATTTATTTTCGTTTTTTAAAGCTTCCATTGCGCGGCTTTGGCGAAGAATTTCTTTCTGAAGACTTTCGGCAAGATCTTCGAGATAGGAAAGTTTTATTTCAACGGCGGTATAACGCTCTTCATCCATGATTACATATTCTAATGATTTTTTTTGTAGATGTATATGAGAAAATACGGGA from Treponema parvum harbors:
- a CDS encoding helix-turn-helix transcriptional regulator, with the translated sequence MVQKIKKEREEKVKVFRILKIDEIIRSGKFPNAPYLCKEFEVSRSTIMRDIDFLRDRYNAPLEYDEEKRGYYYTDPTFFIKSVMLSEGDLFAVSAVIPLLEQYRNTPLESSMKNIFDTIINLMPEEVSVDSFFLSKDLSFISDPLPQIENGVFYAVFEGLKMQRTLAFEYRSLGDKTYRARVAQPYHVICQKGNWYMLAHCLKHKECRIFAFSRMKNPKTTEDRFERPKDFSPEKYFDSEFGVWNTDCAPVKIELLFDEKISTYILERSWHRTQHLRHNGDGSVYLSFETNQLPEALHWVMSFGSAVTVLNPAELIEAVKEEVRKMSKLY
- a CDS encoding RluA family pseudouridine synthase, with protein sequence MKKMEIPRVGKKTFRENHGKSGNRRIEILFEDEHIIVVIKPEGMLSVPYAGSSKKTVINTLEDIMHKNGAYSSRHKPYAVHRLDRDTSGVMMFALNETAQRKIMNNWNTMVTERLYRAVAENSARRPLPDTGTIDSPLSYNKYNIGFVPASKNGQSGAKIVPAVTRYKVIARGKTHTLFELSLETGRKNQIRAHLASKGYPLSGDKAYRAKTNPFGRLMLHARTLRFYHPFTNELMTFESPEPEEWMAFVTKRS
- a CDS encoding SlyX family protein, which encodes MDEERYTAVEIKLSYLEDLAESLQKEILRQSRAMEALKNENKLILEKLRSISDRMEEIPDKRPPHY